In Salminus brasiliensis chromosome 24, fSalBra1.hap2, whole genome shotgun sequence, one genomic interval encodes:
- the LOC140546650 gene encoding histone H3-like — translation MSGRGKTGGKARAKAKTRSSRAGLQFPVGRVHRLLRKGNYAERVGAGAPVYLAAVLEYLTAEILELAGNAARDNKKTRIIPRHLQLAVRNDEELNKLLGGVTIAQGGVLPNIQAVLLPKKTEKTVKTKGAEFNAMARTKQTARKSTGGKAPRKQLATKAARKSAPATGGVKKPHRYRPGTVALREIRRYQKSTELLIRKLPFQRLVREIAQDFKTDLRFQSSAVMALQEASEAYLVGLFEDTNLCAIHAKRVTIMPKDIQLARRIRGERA, via the exons ATGAGTGGAAGAGGCAAAACCGGTGGTAAAGCTAGGGCCAAGGCTAAGACTCGTTCGTCCCGCGCCGGACTGCAGTTCCCAGTTGGCCGTGTGCACAGGCTCCTGCGTAAAGGCAACTACGCTGAGCGGGTCGGCGCCGGCGCTCCCGTCTACTTGGCCGCCGTCCTGGAGTATCTCACCGCTGAGATTCTCGAGTTGGCTGGCAACGCCGCCCGCGACAACAAGAAGACCCGTATCATCCCCCGTCACCtgcagctggctgttcgtaacgacgaggagctgaacaaactgctcgGAGGAGTCACTATCGCCCAAGGTGGTGTGCTGCCCAACATTCAGGCTGTACTGCTGCCTAAGAAGACCGAGAAGACTGTGAAGACAAA aggagcagagttcaacgcgatggcaagaaccaagcagACCGCCCGTAAGTCCACCGGTGGCAAGGCCCCGAGGAAGCAGCTCGCCACCAAGGCTGCTCGCAAGAGCGCCCCAGCCACCGGCGGCGTGAAAAAGCCTCACCGTTACAGGCCCGGCACCGTGGCTCTGAGGGAGATCCGCCGCTACCAGAAGTCTACTGAGCTGCTGATCCGTAAGCTGCCCTTCCAGCGCCTAGTGCGTGAGATCGCGCAGGACTTCAAGACTGATCTCCGCTTCCAGAGCTCCGCCGTCATGGCCCTGCAGGAGGCTAGCGAGGCGTACTTGGTGGGTCTGTTTGAAGATACTAATctgtgcgctatccacgccaagagagtcaccatcatgcctaaagacatccagctggcccgccgtattcgcggagagcgcgcttaa
- the LOC140546952 gene encoding uncharacterized protein — MENAKETVEKEKAARLRERKANTRRQNRKVKKVNTTKEQEIEKETYDLRAQIQDLEEAKQEVMDSLDFKTEALRQVSEELADSKHRESEFRAFTDQLYVQNMELHAWYWRMRQELDVLRHERAQTEALDREYKLVSALSPIAMQKQRVMEELKQKTAAERAAAEKAAEERAAEEKAAAEKAAEEKAAAERAAEERAAEEKAAAEKATEEKAAAERAAAERAAAEKAAEERAAAERAAEEKAAAERAAEEKAAEKAPAERAAAEKTAAERAAAERAAAERAAAEKAAAEKATAERAAAERAAEEKAAAERAAAERAAAERAAEEKAAKKQRKARKGRARLKGFWSRLSAAFRRRK; from the coding sequence ATGGAGAATGCCAAAGAGACAGTcgagaaggagaaggcagcAAGGCTGAGGGAGCGGAAAGCCAACACAAGGAGGCAAAATCGCAAGGTCAAGAAGGTCAACACAACGAAGGAACAGGAAATTGAAAAGGAGACCTATGACCTACGTGCTCAAATCcaggacctggaggaggccaAGCAGGAGGTGATGGACTCGCTGGACTTCAAGACTGAAGCCCTACGGCAGGTCAGTGAGGAGCTGGCAGACAGCAAACATAGGGAGAGCGAGTTCAGGGCATTCACAGATCAGCTGTACGTCCAAAACATGGAGCTGCATGCATGGTACTGGCGGATGAGGCAGGAGCTGGATGTCCTGCGACATGAAAGGGCTCAGACAGAGGCGCTGGACAGGGAATACAAGCTGGTATCGGCTCTTTCTCCCATTgcaatgcagaagcagagggtgatggaggagctgaagcagaagactgctgctgagagggctgctgcggagaaggcagctgaggagagggccgctgaggagaaggcagctgctgagaaggcagctgaggagaaggccgctgctgagagggccgctgaggagagggccgctgaggagaaggcagcTGCTGAGAAGGCAActgaggagaaggccgctgctgagagggcagctgctgagagggccgctgctgagaaggcagctgaggagagggccgctgcggagagggccgctgaggagaaggccgctgctgagagggccgctgaggagaaggccgctgaGAAGGCacctgcggagagggccgctgcggagaagaccgctgctgagagggccgctgctgagagggccgctgctgagagggccgctgcggagaaggcagctgcggagaaggccactgctgagagggccgctgcggagagggccgctgaggagaaggctgctgctgagagggcagctgctgagagggccgctgctgagagggccgctgaggagaaggcagcCAAGAAGCAGAGGAAGGCCAGAAAGGGCAGGGCGAGGCTTAAAGGCTTCTGGAGCCGACTCTCTGCTGCATTCAGaaggaggaagtga